A genomic window from Enoplosus armatus isolate fEnoArm2 chromosome 20, fEnoArm2.hap1, whole genome shotgun sequence includes:
- the noxo1b gene encoding NADPH oxidase organizer 1b has product MAGEQRFVIRARVIGAVLRDTPKLKMFMMSVLWSDETEVIIYRSFQDFKKFHRQLKKRFPHMNPFRRNDRVIPKFRGKARRSSLQQKGSKRSVQRMKFLESYCDKLLKCDQTVTQSSEVTQFFMPKDQDLQPDFTKSSIMILLCDDLPDGPGGGGGDVTRQHAGGVTHPFVTQTYRCVAAYETKDTKNRPFKVAVDEKLDVLIKDPAGWWLVENEDKRLAWFPAPFLELWDGEEENDAGFQLGGALYCAVRSYSTKKADEVSVPIGSVVEVLRKSDDGWWLIRFNGKAGYIPSMYLQPYNNPRAGLYSLQRKLHSSTLNLATSREAQASYPPSINEENSPQLHPAGQSRGEPSVPSGRLHKAQSLDILSETWSQVQTERGASVPDGRTRSMSNTSTELSFSGFSSSSDSSSSLKEEAQHQRHQPDASDSERSSPDLSLSDRCSEAASVAPRVPPRPKTEEILTRCTTMTRKAALATKTRLQIQPESIHSR; this is encoded by the exons ATGGCCGGTGAACAGCGCTTTGTGATCAGGGCCCGTGTTATAGGAGCCGTCCTCAGGGACACGCCAAAACTCAAG ATGTTCATGATGTCTGTGTTGTGGTCTGACGAGACTGAAGTGATTATTTACAGGTCCTTCCAGGATTTCAAGAAATTTCAT AGGCAGCTGAAAAAGAGGTTCCCTCATATGAACCCTTTCCGGAGAAACGACAGAGTGATCCCCAAATTTAGAG GGAAGGCCAGGAGGAGCAGCCTCCAGCAGAAGGGATCCAAGCGCTCTGTCCAGCGCATGAAGTTCCTGGAGAGTTACTGTGACAAACTGCTGAAGTGCGACCAAACTGTGACCCAGAGCTCAGAGGTCACACAGTTCTTCATGCCCAAAGACCAGGACCTGCAGCCAGACTTCACCAAGAGCAG catCATGATCCTGCTGTGTGATGATCTGCCCGATGGCCCAGGCGGAGGAGGGGGTGATGTGACCCGCCAGCATGCGGGCGGTGTCACTCACCCGTTCGTCACCCAGACGTACCGCTGCGTGGCTGCGTACGAGACAAAGGACACCAAGAATCGTCCTTTTAAGGTTGCGGTGGACGAGAAGCTGGATGTCCTCATCAAAGACCCTGCAG gcTGGTGGCTGGTGGAGAACGAGGACAAGCGCCTGGCTTGGTTTCCTGCTCCCTTCCTGGAGTTAtgggatggagaggaagagaatgacGCTGGATTCCAGCTAGGAG GTGCCCTGTACTGTGCCGTGAGGAGTTACTCGACTAAGAAGGCTGACGAGGTGTCTGTGCCCATTGGCTCTGTGGTGGAGGTGCTGAGGAAGTCTGATGATGGCTGGTGGCTCATCAG ATTCAATGGCAAGGCGGGTTACATCCCCTCCATGTACCTGCAACCATACAACAACCCACGTGCAGGCCTTTACAGCCTGCAGAGAAAGCTGCACAGCTCCACTCTGAACCTGGCCACCAGCAGGGAGGCTCAGGCTTCTTATCCACCCAGCATCAACGAGGAGAACAGCCCACAGCTGCATCCTGCAGGTCAGTCCAGAGGAGAGCCCAGTGTGCCCAGCGGGCGTCTCCACAAGGCCCAGTCCCTGGACATCCTCTCTGAGACCTGGTCACaggtgcagacagagaggggcgCCTCGGTCCCTGACGGCCGCACGCGCAGCATGAGCAACACGAGCACCGAGCTCAGCTTCTCCGGCTTCTCCTCGAGCAGCgactcctcctccagtctgaaAGAGGAGGCGCAGCATCAGCGGCACCAGCCTGATGCCAGCGACAGTGAGCGCAGCAGCCCTGATCTCAGCCTCTCCGACCGCTGCAGCGAGGCGGCCTCAGTCGCTCCCAGGGTACCACCCAGACCCAAAACTGAGGAGATCCTGACTCGCTGCACCACCATGACCCGCAAGGCAGCCCTGGCCACCAAGACCCGGCTTCAGATTCAGCCAGAGTCCATCCACAGCCGCTAG
- the atpaf2 gene encoding ATP synthase mitochondrial F1 complex assembly factor 2, with amino-acid sequence MFRNLVRLQSQLGNAIFLGKVCPRNQHFRFALKYSTATAERKRFYQDVSISQGEGGLYEINLDRRKLKSPGGKLFTVPNEALAIAVATEWDAQRDTLKFYTMHLTTLCNTALDNPTQRNKDQMINAALKFLETDTVCYRVDEPHGLVELQKNEWDPVLHWIENRYNVTIGSSSSILGPEIPEATKDTFRQHLNSYNFWSLTGLEYVITQLKSVVLSLGMIDRHLSVEQAVLLSRLEEEYQIRSWGNVEWAHDYDTYELRARTAAGALFVHLSSESSTVKRKLMQD; translated from the exons ATGTTTAGGAACCTTGTTAGACTTCAGAGTCAGCTTGGAAATGCCATATTTCTCGGTAAAGTGTGCCCAAGAAATCAGCACTTTCGCTTTGCTTTGAAATACTCCACAGCCACAGCAG aaagaaaaagattttatCAAGATGTCAGTATATCTCAAGGTGAAG GTGGTTTATATGAGATAAACCTAGACAGACGGAAACTGAAATCTCCTGGAGGGAAGCTGTTCACAGTGCCAAATGAAGCCCTGGCCATCGCCGTGGCAACCGAGTGGGATGCTCAAAGGGACACACTCAAGTTCTACACTATGCACCTG ACTACACTGTGCAATACAGCTCTGGACAATCCCACCCAGCGTAACAAGGACCAAATGATCAATGCTGCCCTGAAGTTCCTGGAGACTGATACTGTCTG TTACAGAGTAGATGAGCCCCACGGTTTGGTTGAGCTACAGAAGAATGAGTGGGACCCGGTGCTGCACTGGATTGAAAATAG ATATAATGTCACTATTGGCTCCTCGTCGAGTATTTTGGGTCCTGAGATCCCGGAGGCAACCAAAGACACTTTCCGGCAACACCTGAATTCTTACAACTTCTGGTCCCTGACAG GGCTCGAGTATGTGATCACCCAGCTGAAGTCTGTTGTGCTCTCGCTGGGGATGATTGACAGACATCTGAGTGTGGAACAGGCTGTGCTGCTCTCCAGACTGGAGGAGGAATACCAG ATTCGGAGCTGGGGAAATGTGGAGTGGGCCCACGACTACGACACGTATGAGCTGAGGGCACGGACTGCTGCTGGAGCTCTTTTTGTTCACCTCTCATCTGAAAGTTCAACTGTCAAACGCAAACTTATGCAGGACTGA
- the tom1l2 gene encoding TOM1-like protein 2 yields MEFLLGNPYSTPVGHCIERATDGSLQSEDWTLNMEICDIINETEDGPKDAIRAVKKRLNGNRNYREVMLALTVLETCVKNCGHRFHALVTSRDFVDGVLVKIISPKNNPPTIVQDKVLALIQAWADAFRSSPDLTGVVQIYEELKRKGIEFPMSELETLSPIHTPQRAASAPEGDSALTKYSTTTTTTTTTTQPTPQAVPPAYTTPQVPNIHASGSINPTPEQICRLRSELDIVRGNTKVMSEMLTEMIPGQEDASDYELLQELNRTCRAMQQRIVELISCVSNEAVTEELLHVNDDLNNIFLRYERYERFRSGRSSAQSVNNGVLSEATEDNLIDLGPGSPAVVSNMTNAAPTSLPPSITAPAGRPSSPATLASRLAGLDMGADSVSSTLSSLSSCKPPPSQDDFDVFAQTRTGALSEPHKSCTAEDSGAPGGPPPTLDVLQPTAGAGVGGQSSVMDDIEEWLCTDVKGDEGEEGVTSEEFDKFLEERAKAAEMVPSLPSPPSGDPGATQGTPSRKKPERPEDALLAM; encoded by the exons ATGGAGTTCCTTTTGGGAAATCCTTACAGTACCCCTGTGGGGCATTGCATTG AGAGAGCCACTGATGGCTCTCTGCAAAGTGAAGACTGGACCCTCAACATGGAGATATGTGACATCATCAATGAAACAGAGGATGG accTAAGGATGCCATTAGAGCAGTGAAGAAGAGGCTGAATGGCAACAGGAACTATAGGGAAGTGATGTTGGCCTTAACG GTCCTGGAGACGTGTGTGAAGAACTGCGGCCATCGTTTTCATGCTTTGGTCACGAGCAGGGACTTTGTTGATGGCGTGCTTGTTAAAATCATCTCCCCTAAAAACAACCCGCCTACAATCGTTCAAGATAAAGTGCTGGCTCTGATTCAG GCATGGGCTGATGCATTCAGGAGCAGTCCAGACCTTACAGGCGTAGTCCAAATTTATGAGGAGCTAAAGAGGAAAGGCATCGAGTTCCCCATGTCAGAGCTGGAGACCCTGTCACCTATACACACACCTCAGCGG GCGGCATCTGCTCCAGAGGGCGACTCTGCCCTAACTAAGTAcagcactactactactactactactactactactcagCCCACACCACAAGCTGTCCCACCAGCTTACACCACCCCTCAGGTCCCCAACATTCATGCCTCTGGATCCATCAATCCTACACCTGAACAG ATTTGCCGGCTGCGCAGCGAGTTGGATATTGTTCGTGGAAACACTAAGGTGATGTCAGAGATGTTGACTGAGATGATCCCGGGACAGGAGGATGCTTCAGACTATGAGTTACTACAG gagcTGAACAGGACTTGTAGAGCCATGCAGCAGAGGATAGTGGAGCTCATCTCCTGTGTTTCCAATGAGGCGGTGACTGAGGAGCTGCTGCATGTCAACGATGACCTCAACAACATTTTCCTACGCTACGAAAG GTATGAGAGGTTCAGGTCTGGGAGGTCCTCAGCTCAGAGTGTCAACAATGGG GTCCTGAGTGAGGCTACAGAGGACAACCTCATAGACCTCGGCCCAGGCTCCCCAGCGGTGGTCAGCAACATGACGAACGCAGCCCCAACCAGCTTGCCCCCCAGCATCACAGCCCCCGCGGGAAGGCCCTCCTCCCCGGCCACCTTGGCCTCCCGCCTGGCTGGTCTTG ACATGGGTGCAGACAGTGTGAGCAGCACCCTGAGCTCTCTGTCCAGCTGTaagcctcctccctcccaggATGACTTTGATGTGTTTGCTCAAACCAGGACTGGAGCTCTGTCTGAACCACATAAGAG CTGTACAGCAGAAGACAGTGGTGCCCCTGGCGGCCCCCCTCCCACTCTGGACGTCCTACAGCCGACTGCAGGAGCG GGTGTCGGAGGCCAGTCCTCTGTCATGGATGACATAGAGGAATGGCTGTGTACTGATGTG aAAGGAGATGAAGGTGAGGAAGGCGTGACAAGTGAAG AGTTCGACAAGTTCCTGGAGGAGAGAGCCAAAGCTGCAGAGATGGTCCCCAGCCTACCGTCGCCCCCCAGCGGCGACCCAGGCGCGACGCAGGGAACCCCCAGCCGCAAGAAGCCAGAGAGGCCAGAGGACGCTTTGCTCGCCATGTAG
- the LOC139303172 gene encoding glucose-induced degradation protein 4 homolog: MPVPAGYLSDSPAAAFISSASLIPPPPINTQQPGVVTSLLYSGSKFRGHQKSKGNSYDVEVVLQHVTMEDSYLCGYLKIKGLTEEYPTLTTFFAGEIISRKRPFLTRKWDADEDVDRKHWGKFQAFYQYAKTFNSDDFDYEDLKNSDYIFMRWKEQFLVPDHTIKDISGASFAGFYYICFQKSTATIEGYYYHRSSEWYQSLNLTHVPEHSAAIYEFR, encoded by the exons ATGCCTGTCCCCGCTGGATACCTCAGCGACTCCCCAGCCGCGGCCTTCATATCCTCGGCCTCGCTTATCCCGCCGCCACCGATAAACACCCAGCAGCCCGGTGTTGTCACGTCGCTGCTGTACAGCGGCTCCAAGTTCAGGGGCCACCAGAAGAGCAAAGGGAACTCCTACGACGTAGAAGTTGTTTTGCAG CATGTCACCATGGAGGATTCCTACTTGTGTGGCTACCTGAAGATAAAAGGGCTGACCGAG GAATACCCAACTCTGACCACGTTCTTCGCTGGAGAGATCATCAGCAGGAAGCGGCCTTTTCTCACTCGCAAATGGGATGCAGATGAAGATGTGGATCGTAAACACTGG GGCAAGTTCCAGGCCTTCTACCAGTATGCAAAGACATTCAACTCGGATGATTTTGACTACGAGGATCTGAAGAACTCTGACTATATTTTCATGAGGTGGAAG GAGCAGTTTCTGGTCCCTGACCACACAATCAAAGACATTAGCGGAGCTTCCTTTGCCGGATTCTACTACATCTGCTTCCAGAAATCCACAGCAACAATTGAGGGCTACTACTACCACAGGAGCTCTGAATG GTACCAGTCTCTAAACCTCACCCACGTTCCGGAGCACAGTGCAGCCATCTACGAGTTCCGGTGA